CTTCGCCCGAAATCTCACCAGTGAGATCGATATTGACGCCGGCGAACTCGTTGCCGATGAACTCGTACTGGAGGTCCGAGGAGGACATGAGCGAGACGTTCGTCACCTGCACGCTCGTGCTGATGCCCGTCAGTTGGGAGAGCGATTCAGCAGCCGATTGTGCGCCGTCGTGAGCGAGCTCCTGGTAGGTTTCGAGCTCGCGAATATCGATTTCCATGGAGAGTTACCCGGCCGCGATGCTGTTGAGTTCCTCGAGGACGCTTTCCTTCTGGAACGGTTTCGTGATGTAGCCCTCGGCACCGGCTTTGATCGAGTCTTTCATCTGCTCTGCCTGCTCGACGCTGGTGCACATGACGACCTTCGCGTTCGGATCCATATCCGTAATCTCGTCGGTCGCCTCGATGCCGTCTTTGATCGGCATCACGATGTCCATGAAGACGATATCCGGCTGTTCTTCCTGATAGAGTTCGACGGCCTCGACCCCGTTTTCGGCCTCACCGACGATGGTGTGGTCTTCTTCCAAAATTTCACGGAGAAGATCCCGCATGAAGCCGGAGTCGTCCGTGATCAGCACATCCATGAACGAGTCAATACACGCAGATTACTTAATAATATTGACCAAGATGGTGACACTCGACCGACTGTAATCCGCTGACAGCGTGGTGGTCGAGTATGCGGACGGGACGGACGATGAGGGACGAGTACGTAACGCTGGCCAATTACAGCGACACGAGGTCGTTTACGCCCCAAAACCAGGTTCAGCGTGTCTGTACTCGTCCTGGTTGACTGCACCCGAAGCGAGAATCGGCCATAAGCTTTACAACCGTATGGCCATAAATCGGTTTCAAATCTGATAATACGGTGTACCCGGTCGTTAGTACATCGGCGGGGGCGAGAAAACAAACGCTCCAGTCGTCTACGCGGCAGGTTTGGTCAATAGCGGGAACGCAGTACTCGTACAGACAGCACTCACTCGGCCGTAGACACAGTCTGTGTTCTCACACGCGCACACGCGCACTCGTCGACTACTACTACTCGCCCAGTAGCGACAGCACACATCGACTCACACCCGCTGGTAAATTCGGTGCCGGTTATCCGTCGCCTCGAACGTCGACTTCAACGACGGCGGAATCGTCTCACTCTTGCCGATCACCAGATACCCATCCTCCTCGAGCGACTGAGCAATCGTCTCGAGCATCGACCGCTTGTACTCCGTATCGATGTAGATGAACAGGTTGCGACAGGTGACCAGATTGAACCCCGACTTCGACGCCCCGCTGATCAGGTCGTGGCGCTCGAACGTCACCGGCCGCTTGACCCGGTCGCGCACGCGATAGACGCCCTCCTCTCGGTCGTGGTCGACGTACTGCTCGTAGTTCGAGAGGTACTCGAGTTCCCCGCCGAGATCGGTGGTTCGTGACTCCTCGTAGACACCGTCGCGGGCGACGTCGAGGGCGTCCTCGCTGATGTCTGTGGCGCGAATTTCGACGGCGGATTCGTCGATCTGGGGGTCGGCGTGGACGAGCATCGACAGCGAGTAGGGTTCACGGCCGTCGGCGCAGGCGGCGCTCCAGATCGAGACCTGCCGTTCGCGCGCGGAGAGGGTACGGAGGACATCGCGGATGCCGTCCCAGACTTCGGGGTTGCGAAAGAAGCCGGTGACGTTGATGCTCATCGAGTCGAGGAGGGCTGCTTGCTCGTCCGGGTCAGTCCGCAACTGGTCGAAGTACTCGCTGTAGTCGTCACACTTCGTCCGGCGGAGGCGAGCCGTGACTCGTCGGTCGAGGTAGCTATCGTTGTAGTGGCTGGTCGAGAATCCCAGTTCGGTTTCCATGTAATCGAGGAGAGCGCGGAACGAGTCATCGGCGGGCACGGTTATACATAATTCTCAGATTCCGTGCAATAATAATCTTACGACACTGTTTAGCTCTCTTACGTCTCTGCAGTAGTTGATTCGAATATGTATTCATAGTTATGAGTGTGGTGAACTGCGAAAATCACAGGCAGGCAGCGGGGCGAAACGAACGGCGGCGCTGACGGGAGTGGAAACCGGCTGGAACTATAGGTTCACAAACAATTATATGGGTTGTCACTCTATCACGAGTGGGTGAGTGCCTCTGACAGTACGCAGTACTCCGCGACACAGCGAACGATGGGGCTGTCGGAACCGTTTCAAAAACAGCCGATACGGCACGGTGCGGGCTGAACGACGGCAGGCAGCAATCCGACGGAGAAGGCCGACAACGGAGGGGCGGCAATGATCGCGAGCGAAACGATCCTCACGGGATCCGGACTGGCACTGCTCGTCGGTGCCGGCGGCTTCGCACTCGGAGCGCGAGCGCTCCCCGCAGCGACGCGCCGATTCGGCTACGCGGTCGTTCTCGCCTGTGCGGGTATGGGGGTTGCGTACCTGCTCATGGCGGCCGGCGTCCTCACCGTTACGACCTCCGGCCGCGAAGAGTCTGCCGTCCGGTTCCTCGGCTACTCGGTCGCAATGACCGTCGGTAGCGTCGTCATCGGTGCACTCGCCGGCGCGAGTACCCGGCGAACAGGTGCACTCGTCGGTGGGAACCTGCTGGCAGTCTGGGGAACGCTCGGAAGCTGGGTGTTCAGCGGAACCGGTGAAACCGTCGCCACAGTCCTCATCCTGGTGTCGTTTCTCGGCGTCGCCGTACTCCTCCTCGGACCGATGGCACGCACTGCCAGGACGGTCCACGCCGAACGCACGCTCCTCTACGGCAAACTCAGAAACCTGGTGTTGCTCGCCTGGGCCAGCCTGATCGTCCTCGGCGCGATTTCGGCGCAGACGCTCGGCCTCACCGACGCCTTCGTCGGCCAGCTCGCCGCGACCTACGTCGACCTCGTCTTCCTGTTTGGCTTCGGCTTGCTCCTCTTTCGGAACGCCGACGCACTCGAGTACATCGGGACCGCTGGGGACGCCGACACTGGGTCGCAGTCAGGCGATGAGCCGTACGCGAGCACGGGTGTGAGCGGCAGGTGAGCGGTGGTCCACGACGGGGGTCGACGCACCGTCGTGCATGCCCGACCCACATGAAGCGAGCTATCGCGGCGGCAATAACGGTTATCAGGTGGCAGTGAGACGTCTATCCCAGGATGGGAGCCAGCAGTCCGTCCTGTCGGACGGGCTCGCTCCGAAGATGCATGAGGGAAGATCACGGGATGCAATTCGATTCACTACTACCAGCACGGATTCGCCAACAGTACAGTGTCAAGATCGCCGGTGCGCTCGGTTTCGTCGCCGTCGTGACGATCGGGTTCGGTGTCCTGTTCGGACTCCATATCGTCAGCGGTCCGACCGAGGGACTGCAAGAACGTGCCATCGCCGGACTGACCGGACTGCTCGTGATTTTCTCGGTCAATCTCGGGCTCGTCGGGATCGTCCTCGGCGGCAACGTCGCGCTCTCGCTGCGCCAGCTTGGCGAGCGAACCGAGCGGATCGGGGACGGCGAGTTCGACGTCGACCTCGAAACCGATCGAGTCGACGAGATCGGCCAACTCTACAACTCTGTCGACACGATGCGCGACTCGCTCGAGACGACACTCGAGGAGGTCGAGGCCGAGCAGGAACGTGCGGAGACGGCACAGGCGGAGGCCGAAGAGCAAGCCGCCCAGCTCGAAGAAGAACGCGAGCGGATTCAGGACCTCCAGCATCAGGCCGAACAGCAGAACCAGGAACTCGTCGCGGAAGCCCAGCGCTTCTCTGACGTGATGGACGAGTGTGCGGCCGGTGACCTCAGCCAGCGTCTGGCTCCGCAGACGGACGACGAAGCGATGCAGGCGATTGCAGACTCGTTCAACCGGATGCTCGATCGGATTGGCGACGTCGTCGCCGAAGTGCAGGACGCGAGCGAGACAGTCGACGAGATGTCCGGCGACCTGCAGGGTTCGAGCCAGCAGATTCGTGCCGCCAGTCAGGAAGTCGCCGAGTCAGTCCAGGAGAT
The DNA window shown above is from Natrialba magadii ATCC 43099 and carries:
- the cheY gene encoding chemotaxis protein CheY, which produces MDVLITDDSGFMRDLLREILEEDHTIVGEAENGVEAVELYQEEQPDIVFMDIVMPIKDGIEATDEITDMDPNAKVVMCTSVEQAEQMKDSIKAGAEGYITKPFQKESVLEELNSIAAG
- a CDS encoding CheR family methyltransferase produces the protein MPADDSFRALLDYMETELGFSTSHYNDSYLDRRVTARLRRTKCDDYSEYFDQLRTDPDEQAALLDSMSINVTGFFRNPEVWDGIRDVLRTLSARERQVSIWSAACADGREPYSLSMLVHADPQIDESAVEIRATDISEDALDVARDGVYEESRTTDLGGELEYLSNYEQYVDHDREEGVYRVRDRVKRPVTFERHDLISGASKSGFNLVTCRNLFIYIDTEYKRSMLETIAQSLEEDGYLVIGKSETIPPSLKSTFEATDNRHRIYQRV
- a CDS encoding bacteriorhodopsin, translating into MIASETILTGSGLALLVGAGGFALGARALPAATRRFGYAVVLACAGMGVAYLLMAAGVLTVTTSGREESAVRFLGYSVAMTVGSVVIGALAGASTRRTGALVGGNLLAVWGTLGSWVFSGTGETVATVLILVSFLGVAVLLLGPMARTARTVHAERTLLYGKLRNLVLLAWASLIVLGAISAQTLGLTDAFVGQLAATYVDLVFLFGFGLLLFRNADALEYIGTAGDADTGSQSGDEPYASTGVSGR